Proteins encoded in a region of the Coffea eugenioides isolate CCC68of chromosome 4, Ceug_1.0, whole genome shotgun sequence genome:
- the LOC113767610 gene encoding protein ROOT HAIR DEFECTIVE 3-like yields MDNNDGCCSTHLIDGDGNFNISGIENFMKEVKLAECGLSYAVVSIMGPQSSGKSTLLNNLFRTNFREMDAFKGRSQTTKGIWMARCVGIEPCTLVMDLEGTDGRERGEDDTAFEKQSALFALAVSDIVLINMWCHDIGREQAANKPLLKTVFQVMMRLFSPRKTTLMFVIRDKTRTPLENLEPVLREDIQKIWDSVPKPQAHKDTPLSEFFNVEVVALSSYEEKEEQFKEQVANLRQRFFHSIAPGGLAGDRRAVVPASGFSFSAQQIWKIIKENKDLDLPAHKVMVATVRCEEIANEKCGSFLENEEWRELEAAVQSHQVPRFGKKLSTILDTYLSEYDVEATYFDEGVRTGKRKQLEEKLLQLVQPAYQLMLSHIRSGTLERFKEAFDEALNGGKGFAMAARHCSETFMSQFDEACADAIIHQANWDSSKLRDKLRRDMDAHVASVRVAKLSELTTVYETKLNEALSGPVEALLDGANDDTWPAIRKLLWRETETALSGFSSALSGFEMDEESKEKTLSKLRDYARGVVESKAKEEAGRVLIRMKDRFSTLFSHDSDSMPRVWTGKEDIRAITKTARSSSLKLLSVVAAIRLDDEADSIEKTLSLALVDGKGSASTNKSSPSVDPLASSTWDEVPATKTLITPVQCKSIWRQFKTETEYTVTQAIAAQEASRRNNNWLPPPWAIVAMIVLGFNEFMTLLRNPLYLGVIFVGFLLVKALWVQLDVSGEFRNGALPGLLSLSTKFLPTVMNLLKKLAEEGHRHGNTNTQQNPPLASKSFRSGASEYGGVSSSASSEVTSAENGTEYSSPVHDKVK; encoded by the exons ATGG ATAATAATGATGGGTGTTGTTCAACTCACCTCATAGATGGGGATGGCAATTTTAACATTTCTggaattgaaaatttcatgaaGGAAGTAAAACTAGCAGAATGTGGACTTTCGTATGCCGTTGTCTCCATCATGGGTCCACAAAGTAGTG GCAAGAGTACTCTTTTGAATAATCTGTTCCGTACTAATTTCCGGGAGATGGATGCTTTCAAAGGAAG GTCCCAAACCACAAAAGGCATCTGGATGGCAAGATGCGTTGGAATTGAGCCCTGTACTCTTGTGATGGATTTAGAGGGTACTGATGGAAGAGAAAGGGGAGAG GATGATACAGCATTTGAAAAGCAGAGTGCACTTTTTGCACTTGCAGTTTCAGATATTGTGCTGATAAACAT GTGGTGTCATGACATTGGCCGTGAACAGGCTGCAAATAAGCCTCTCCTGAAAACTGTATTCCAG GTCATGATGCGATTATTTAGTCCACGGAAGACAACTTTGATGTTTGTTATACGTGACAAAACGAGA ACGCCTTTGGAAAATTTGGAGCCTGTTCTACGAGAAGACATTCAAAAG ATATGGGATTCTGTTCCTAAGCCACAAGCTCACAAGGATACCCCTTTAAGTGAATTTTTCAAT GTTGAAGTTGTGGCTTTGTCTAGCTATGAGGAGAAGGAAGAACAATTTAAAGAGCAG GTGGCCAATCTAAGACAGCGGTTTTTCCATTCAATTGCTCCTGGTGGACTTGCTGGAGATAGACGGGCTGTAGTTCCAGCATCAGGCTTTTCCTTCAGTGCTCAACAGATCTGGAAGATTATCAAGGAGAACAAGGACCTTGACCTTCCTGCCCACAAG GTCATGGTGGCTACAGTGCGTTGTGAGGAGATTGCCAATGAAAAATGTGGTTCTTTTCTAGAAAATGAG GAATGGCGTGAACTAGAAGCAGCTGTGCAATCTCATCAAGTACCAAGATTTGGAAAGAAGCTTAGTACCATTCTTGACACTTATCTATCAGA GTATGATGTGGAAGCCACTTATTTTGATGAAGGTGTCAGAACTGGAAAAAGAAAGCAATTGGAAGAAAAACTGCTGCAA CTTGTCCAACCTGCCTACCAATTGATGTTGAGCCACATTCGCTCTGGAACTTTGGAGAGATTTAAAGAAGCTTTTGACGAAGCACTGAATGGGGGAAAAGGGTTTGCCATGGCTGCTCGTCACTGCTCTGAGACTTTTATGTCACAGTTTGATGAAGCTTGCGCTG ATGCCATCATTCACCAAGCAAACTGGGACTCGTCCAAATTAAGGGACAAACTGCGGCGTGACATGGATGCACATGTTGCTTCAGTTCGTGTAGCGAAGCTGTCTGAATTGACCACTGTCTATGAG ACAAAATTGAATGAAGCATTATCTGGACCAGTTGAGGCTTTATTGGATGGTGCTAATGATGATACATGGCCAGCAATCAGAAAACTCCTTTGGCGTGAGACTGAAACAGCTCTCTCTGGCTTTTCTTCTGCGCTTTCTGGGTTTGAAATGGACGAAGAATCGAAGGAAAAAACGCTCTCAAAGTTGAGAGATTATGCCAGAGGAGTGGTTGAGTCAAAGGCAAAAGAAGAAGCTGGAAGGGTTTTAATACGTATGAAGGACAG GTTCTCAACATTATTTAGCCATGATTCGGATTCAATGCCACGGGTCTGGACTGGGAAGGAAGATATTCGAGCAATCACGAAAACTGCTCGCTCTTCT TCTCTGAAGTTATTATCTGTTGTGGCGGCAATACGTTTGGATGATGAGGCTGATTCTATTGAAAAAACTCTGTCGCTTGCTTTAGTGGATGGTAAAGGTAGTGCGTCTACCAACAAGAGTTCTCCATCAGTTGACCCTCTTGCCTCGAGCACTTGGGATGAG GTTCCAGCAACGAAGACTCTGATAACTCCTGTACAGTGCAAATCAATTTGGAGGCAATTTAAAACAGAGACTGAGTACACTGTAACCCAAGCCATTGCTGCTCAG GAGGCTAGCAGGAGAAATAACAACTGGTTACCACCTCCATGGGCTATTGTCGCCATGATTGTGTTAGGGTTCAATGAGTTTATGACCCTATTAAG AAATCCATTATATCTAGGTGTTATCTTTGTTGGTTTCCTTCTTGTAAAAGCTCTTTGGGTGCAACTAGACGTCTCTGGAGAATTCCGTAATGGTGCT CTACCTGGGCTGCTTTCGTTATCAACCAAGTTCCTTCCTACTGTCATGAACCTGCTCAAAAAATTAGCAGAGGAAGGTCATAGGCATGGGAATACCAATACACAGCAAAATCCTCCTCTTGCATCAAAGAGCTTCCGCAGCGGAGCAAGTGAATACGGTGGGGTGTCGTCAAGTGCATCATCTGAGGTGACTTCTGCCGAAAATGGGACAGAATACTCGAGCCCGGTGCATGATAAGGTGAAGTGA
- the LOC113768154 gene encoding transmembrane 9 superfamily member 7, whose amino-acid sequence MGHRNPGRVVPLFIVVIFLTSSAHSFYLPGVAPRDFQTGDRLFVKVNKLSSTKTQLPYDYYYLKYCKPETIENSAENLGEVLRGDRIENSVYKFEMRHETPCKVACRMKLDAEAAKNFKEKIDDEYRVNMILDNLPVAVIRQRRDGSPSTTYEHGFRVGFKGNYAGSKEEKYFINNHLSFKVMYHKDQEMDSARIVGFEVTPNSINHEYKEWDEKNPQVSTCNQNTKNLVQGSTVPQEVDTNKEVVFTYDVTFKESDIKWASRWDTYLLMNDDQIHWFSIINSLMIVLFLSGMVAMIMMRTLYRDIANYNQLETQDEAQEETGWKLVHGDVFRAPINSGLLCVYVGTGVQVFAMTLVTMIFALLGFLSPSNRGGLMTAMVLLWVFMGLFAGYSSARLYKMFKGTEWKRNTLKTAFMFPGILFAVFFVLNALIWGEKSSGAVPFGTMFALVCLWFGISVPLVFVGSYLGFKKPAIEDPVKTNKIPRQIPEQAWYMKPIFSVLIGGILPFGAVFIELFFILTSIWLNQFYYIFGFLFIVFVILIITCAEITIVLCYFQLCSEDYHWWWRAYLTAGSSALYLFLYSVFYFFTKLEITKLVSGILYFGYMLIASYAFFVLTGTIGFYACFWFVRKIYSSVKID is encoded by the exons ATGGGTCACCGAAACCCGGGTCGGGTTGTACCATTGTTCATCGTCGTCATCTTCCTCACCTCATCCGCTCACTCCTTCTATCTTCCTGGCGTTGCTCCTCGTGATTTCCAGACA GGTGACAGGCTTTTCGTTAAAGTGAACAAGCTGTCTTCTACAAAGACGCAACTTCCTTATGACTACTACTACTTGAAGTACTGCAAACCAGAAACTATTGAGAACAGTGCAGAAAACTTAGGGGAGGTCCTTCGAGGTGACCGCATAGAGAACTCAGTTTATAAA TTTGAAATGAGGCATGAGACACCATGCAAGGTGGCTTGTCGAATGAAGCTTGATGCTGAAGCTGCTAagaatttcaaagaaaaaattgatgatgaatATAGGGTGAACAT GATTCTGGATAACCTTCCAGTTGCTGTTATTAGACAAAGGCGTGATGGAAGTCCGTCAACCACATATGAACATGGCTTCCGTGTTGGGTTCAAGGGGAATTATGCAGGG AGTAAAGAAGAGAAGTATTTTATCAATAACCACTTAAGCTTTAAAGTCATGTACCATAAAGACCAGGAAATGGATTCTGCACGGATTGTTGGTTTTGAAGTCACCCCAAACAG CATTAATCATGAGTATAAGGAGTGGGATGAGAAGAATCCACAGGTGTCTACGTGCAACCAGAACACCAAAAATCTAGTTCAAGGAAGTACTGTTCCACAGGAAGTAGATACAAATAAGGAGGTGGTTTTTACATATGATGTTACTTTCAAG GAAAGTGATATTAAGTGGGCATCTCGTTGGGATACTTACCTTCTCATGAATGACGATCAGATCCACTGGTTTTCCATCATAAACTCTTTGATGATTGTCCTCTTCCTTTCTGGGATGGTTGCCATGATCATGATGAGAACTCTGTACAGAGATATTGCTAACTATAATCAGTTGGAAACACAGGATGAAGCTCAGGAAGAAACAGGATGGAAACTTGTTCATGGAGATGTTTTCAGGGCACCCATAAATTCTGGCTTACTGTGTGTGTATGTGGGAACTGGTGTTCAGGTCTTTGCGATGACACTTGTGACTATGATATTTGCACTGCTAggctttttatcaccttcaaaCAGAGGTGGACTAATGACAGCCATGGTTCTCCTTTGGGTTTTTATGGGCTTATTTGCTGGCTATTCCTCAGCTCGTTTGTATAAAATGTTTAAGGGAACAGAGTGGAAGAGGAATACCCTGAAGACGGCATTTATGTTTCCCGGTATTCTTTTTGCTGTCTTCTTTGTTCTGAATGCTCTCATTTGGGGGGAGAAATCTTCCGGAGCAGTTCCCTTTGGGACTATGTTTGCTCTTGTGTGTTTGTGGTTCGGCATTTCAGTTCCATTAGTTTTCGTTGGTAGTTATTTGGGTTTCAAGAAACCAGCTATTGAAGACCCTGTAAAGACCAACAAAATACCTCGACAGATACCTGAGCAAGCGTGGTACATGAAACCAATATTCTCCGTTCTTATTGGAGGGATACTTCCATTTGGGGCTGTGTTCATTGAACTGTTCTTCATCTTGACTTCAATATGGCTGAACCAGTTCTACTACATCTTTGGCTTCCTTTTCATTGTTTTCGTGATCTTAATAATCACATGTGCAGAGATTACCATCGTTCTCTGCTATTTCCAGCTCTGCAGTGAAGACTATCACTGGTGGTGGAGGGCTTATCTCACTGCTGGTTCCTCTGCTCTTTACCTTTTCCTTTACTCTGTTTTCTACTTCTTCACCAAGTTGGAAATTACAAAGCTAGTTTCAGGCATTTTGTACTTTGGTTATATGTTAATAGCATCATATGCCTTCTTTGTGTTAACGGGAACAATTGGGTTCTATGCTTGCTTCTGGTTTGTGCGGAAGATCTACTCCTCTGTGAAGATTGACTGA